One Sanguibacter keddieii DSM 10542 genomic window carries:
- the radA gene encoding DNA repair protein RadA → MATTSTRSSSAASRATRPGYRCTECGWTTSKWVGRCGECQEWGSVTEAAAAASGPKTVASAPTRSVAQPIGEIDVDSAQAAPTGISEFDRVLGGGIVPGAVVLLAGEPGVGKSTLLLDVASTTARAGRRVLYITGEESAGQVRLRAERIDALAPTLLLAAETDLGQVLGQIEATDPDLLIVDSVQTVASAQVDGSPGGVGQVREVASALIAAAKGRNMPVVLVGHVTKDGAVAGPRTLEHLVDVVLQFEGDRHSRLRMVRAVKNRYGPTDEVGCFELTEDGIAGLADPSGLFLSHINLAVPGTCVTVTLEGRRPLALEIQSLVVASPLANPRRTTSGIDSSRLAMILAVIHRHLGARLTDADVYVSTIGGARVTEPAADLAIALATLSALENKPVPVGTIAIGEVGLAGELRAVSGISRRLSEAARLGFTRAVVPPGTSGPAPAGMTLLPAANLAEAVQRTQQNLTPTPRPDA, encoded by the coding sequence ATGGCCACCACCAGCACACGGAGCTCCTCCGCCGCGTCCCGAGCGACCCGTCCGGGGTACCGCTGCACCGAGTGCGGCTGGACCACCTCGAAGTGGGTCGGGCGGTGCGGCGAGTGCCAGGAGTGGGGCTCGGTGACCGAGGCCGCCGCGGCTGCCTCCGGCCCCAAGACGGTCGCCTCCGCCCCGACCCGGTCGGTCGCCCAGCCGATCGGCGAGATCGACGTGGACTCCGCCCAGGCTGCTCCGACGGGGATCAGCGAGTTCGACCGCGTCCTCGGGGGCGGCATCGTCCCCGGTGCCGTGGTGCTGCTCGCCGGCGAGCCGGGCGTCGGCAAGTCGACACTGCTGCTCGACGTCGCGAGCACCACGGCGCGCGCCGGACGCCGGGTCCTGTACATCACCGGTGAGGAGTCGGCCGGGCAGGTGCGGCTGCGGGCCGAGCGCATCGACGCCCTCGCCCCCACGCTGCTGCTCGCCGCGGAGACGGACCTCGGGCAGGTCCTCGGGCAGATCGAGGCGACCGACCCCGACCTGCTGATCGTCGACTCCGTCCAGACCGTCGCGTCCGCCCAGGTGGACGGGTCCCCCGGGGGCGTCGGGCAGGTCCGTGAGGTCGCGTCGGCGCTCATCGCCGCGGCCAAGGGTCGGAACATGCCCGTGGTCCTCGTGGGGCACGTGACCAAGGACGGTGCCGTGGCCGGCCCCCGGACGCTCGAGCACCTCGTCGACGTGGTCCTCCAGTTCGAGGGCGACCGCCACTCCCGGCTGCGCATGGTCCGTGCCGTGAAGAACCGCTACGGGCCGACCGACGAGGTCGGCTGCTTCGAGCTCACCGAGGACGGCATCGCCGGTCTCGCCGACCCGAGCGGGCTGTTCCTCTCCCACATCAACCTCGCGGTGCCGGGCACCTGCGTGACCGTGACGCTCGAGGGCCGACGGCCTCTCGCGCTCGAGATCCAGTCGCTCGTGGTCGCGAGCCCCCTCGCGAACCCCCGCCGCACCACCAGCGGCATCGACTCGAGCCGTCTCGCGATGATCCTCGCCGTAATCCACCGTCACCTCGGCGCGCGGCTCACCGACGCCGACGTCTACGTGTCGACCATCGGGGGCGCGCGGGTCACCGAGCCCGCGGCAGACCTCGCGATCGCGCTCGCCACGCTGAGCGCCCTCGAGAACAAGCCCGTCCCCGTCGGGACCATCGCGATCGGGGAGGTGGGCCTCGCCGGAGAGCTGCGCGCGGTGTCCGGGATCTCGCGCCGGCTCAGCGAGGCGGCGCGCCTGGGCTTCACCCGTGCGGTCGTCCCGCCGGGCACCTCGGGACCAGCCCCTGCGGGCATGACGCTGCTGCCCGCGGCCAACCTCGCCGAAGCAGTCCAACGCACCCAGCAGAACCTCACGCCGACGCCCCGCCCTGACGCGTAG
- a CDS encoding LacI family DNA-binding transcriptional regulator, producing MNDVARAAGVSHQTVSRVLNDHPNVREETREKVLAAISELGYRRNSAARTLVTQRSGTVGVVTTGSFSFGPSQTLVAIEEAAREAGYFLTVATLRTVDAQSMRQALGHLMDQGVDGIVVIAPHAEVVDAVRASHEQLPVVVVAALADPPESVTTVSVDQALGARTVVDHLAALGHAEVVHVSGPPGWLDAEARVHGWREQSRALGLTVPAVVEGDWTSACGYAVGRRMVAEGAPTAVFAANDHLALGLLRAFHEGGLSVPRDVSVVGFDDVTGAGDFIPPLTTVRPGFADLGHQIIATLRGLLDGAQVDDAVLEPELVVRESTGRPTGRG from the coding sequence ATGAACGACGTCGCGAGGGCGGCGGGCGTCTCCCACCAGACGGTCTCGCGCGTGCTCAACGACCACCCGAACGTCCGCGAGGAGACCCGGGAGAAGGTCCTCGCGGCCATCTCCGAGCTGGGGTACCGGCGCAACTCGGCGGCGCGGACGCTGGTGACCCAGCGCTCGGGCACCGTGGGCGTGGTGACGACCGGCTCGTTCTCCTTCGGCCCGTCGCAGACGCTCGTGGCGATCGAGGAGGCTGCCCGCGAGGCCGGCTACTTCCTCACGGTCGCGACGCTGCGCACGGTGGACGCCCAGTCGATGCGCCAGGCCCTCGGCCACCTCATGGACCAGGGGGTCGACGGCATCGTGGTCATCGCGCCGCACGCCGAGGTGGTGGACGCGGTCCGGGCCTCGCACGAGCAGCTGCCCGTCGTGGTGGTGGCCGCGCTCGCCGACCCGCCGGAGTCCGTCACGACCGTGTCGGTCGACCAGGCTCTCGGGGCGCGGACGGTCGTGGACCACCTCGCGGCGCTCGGGCACGCAGAGGTGGTGCACGTGTCGGGGCCGCCGGGGTGGCTCGACGCCGAGGCGCGCGTGCACGGGTGGCGCGAGCAGTCTCGGGCGCTGGGGCTGACGGTGCCCGCCGTGGTCGAGGGGGACTGGACCTCAGCCTGCGGGTACGCGGTCGGCCGGCGGATGGTGGCGGAAGGAGCCCCCACGGCGGTGTTCGCGGCGAACGACCACCTGGCGCTCGGACTCCTGCGGGCTTTCCACGAGGGCGGCCTGAGCGTCCCGCGGGACGTCTCGGTGGTCGGCTTCGACGACGTCACCGGGGCGGGCGACTTCATCCCGCCGCTCACGACGGTGCGGCCCGGGTTCGCGGACCTCGGTCACCAGATCATCGCGACCCTGCGCGGGCTGCTCGACGGGGCGCAGGTCGACGACGCGGTCCTCGAGCCCGAGCTGGTGGTGCGGGAGAGCACCGGGCGGCCGACGGGCCGAGGCTGA